From the genome of Miscanthus floridulus cultivar M001 chromosome 10, ASM1932011v1, whole genome shotgun sequence, one region includes:
- the LOC136488861 gene encoding uncharacterized protein, whose protein sequence is MKVFWLLPGKNLSNGLRLIWSDTDTMVMSSLVHKFKNFVLYLDHDDNLSGMPWDDNVANPLNSPPKVFSPMKTMHMDNADSGRVGDNSGEDPNFGDGRDDDSAGDNSEEDPDFVDSDYELDADDDDLFQYADDEEASKKKDKGKKAFSVVDNSEDDMSTEDDELQLPESDDESGGRLRFQTFREQDMHNPIFKLGQLFATPEILREAITEYSLKHRVEIKLPRNEKKRIEAHCVEGCPWNLYASVDSRSHGLVIKQFNGQHTCQKKWVLKRCTSRWLADKYLETFRADQKMSLTNFARSVQRDWNITPARSKLARAKRLAMKKVMGDEVEQYKLLWDYGHELRRSNPGSSFFLNLDGNVFSTLYMSLDACKRGFLTACRPIICLDGCHIKTKYGGQILTAMGIDPNGCIFPIAIGIVEVESLVTWKWFLETLKNDLGIDNTYPWTIMTDKQKGLIPAVQQVFPDSEHRFCVRHLYSNFQHHFKGENLKNQLWCCARSSSIPQFNRNMEKMKTLDQKAYEWLQKMPFNTWL, encoded by the exons ATGAAGGTGTTCTGGCTGCTACCTGGGAAGAATCTTTCAAATGGGTTGAGATTGATTTGGTCTGACACAGACACAATGGTAATGTCCTCATTAGTTCACAAATTTAAGAATTTTGTGCTGTATttggaccatgatgacaacctttCTGGAATGCCTTGGGATGACAATGTTGCAAACCCATTGAACTCACCTCCCAAGGTTTTTAGTCCTATGAAGACTATGCATATGGACAATGCAGATAGTGGGAGGGTTGGTGATAACAGTGGAGAGGACCCTAattttggtgatggcagagatgaTGATAGTGCTGGTGATAACAGTGAAGAGGACCCTGATTTTGTTGATTCTGACTACGAACTGGATGCAGATGATGATGACCTTTTTCAGTATGCAGATGATGAAGAAGCaagcaagaagaaagataagggcaAGAAAGCTTTCAGTGTTGTAGATAACAGTGAAGATGACATGTCAACAGAAGATGATGAGCTGCAGTTGCCTGAATCAGATGATGAAAGTGGAGGAAGACTAAGGTTTCAGACTTTTAGAGAGCAGGATATGCATAACCCAATATTTAAGTTGGGTCAATTGTTTGCAACCCCTGAGATTCTAAGGGAAGCAATTACAGAATACAGTTTGAAGCATAGGGTTGAAATTAAATTGCCAAGGAATGAGAAGAAGAGGATTGAAGCACACTGTGTAGAAGGTTGTCCTTGGAACTTGTATGCTTCAGTGGATAGCAGATCCCATGGTCTGGTTATCAAGCAATTCAATGGACAACACACATGCCAGAAAAAGTGGGTTTTGAAGAGGTGCACATCAAGATGGCTTGCTGACAAGTATCTGGAAACATTTAGGGCAGATCAGAAGATGAGCctcacaaattttgctaggtcagTACAGAGGGACTGGAACATAACTCCAGCAAGGTCCAAGCTTGCTAGAGCTAAAAGATTAGCTATGAAGAAAGTTATGGGAGATGAGGTGgagcaatacaagttactttgggATTATGGTCATGAACTTAGAAGAAGTAACCCAGGCAGCAGCTTCTTTCTAAACCTGGATGGCAATGTATTTAGCACATTGTACATGTCATTGGATGCATGTAAAAGAGGTTTCTTGACTGCATGTAGGCCTATCATATGCTTGGATGGATGCCACATTAAGACTAAGTATGGTGGACAAATACTGACAGCTATGGGCATTGATCCAAATGGATGTATCTTCCCAATTGCCATTGGAATAGTGGAAGTGGAATCACTAGTGACATGGAAGTGGTTTTTGGAGACACTAAAAAATGACCTTGGCATAGATAACACATATCCTTGGACCATCATGACAGATAAACAAAAG GGTCTTATTCCAGCAGTTCAACAGGTCTTCCCTGACTCTGAACATAGGTTCTGTGTCAGACACCTATATTCCAACTTCCaacaccacttcaaaggtgaaaaTCTCAAgaaccagctttggtgttgtgcaAGGTCAAGTTCAATACCTCAGTTCAATAGGAACATGGAGAAAATGAAGACCCTGGATCAGAAGGCCTATGAGTGGTTGCAGAAGATGCCTTTCAACACCTGG CTGTGA